The Chryseobacterium aureum genome contains a region encoding:
- a CDS encoding malate dehydrogenase: MKVTVVGAGAVGASCAEYIAMKNFCSEVVLVDIKEGFAEGKAMDLMQTASLNGFDTKITGTTGDYSKTAGSHVAVITSGIPRKPGMTREELIGINAGIVKEVTENLVKHSPEVIIIVVSNPMDTMAYLVHKTSGLPKHKIIGMGGALDSARFKYRLAEALEAPISDVDGMVIAAHSDTGMLPLLSKATRNGVPVTEFLSDEQQKYVIEETKVGGATLTKLLGTSAWYAPGAAVSVMVQAIACDQKKMIPCSLMLEGEYGQNDICLGVPAIIGANGVESIVNVTLTAEEQLKFAEAANAVREVNGDLKF; the protein is encoded by the coding sequence ATGAAAGTAACTGTAGTAGGTGCAGGCGCTGTAGGTGCAAGCTGTGCAGAATACATCGCAATGAAGAACTTCTGTTCAGAAGTAGTTTTGGTAGACATTAAAGAAGGGTTTGCTGAAGGTAAAGCAATGGATTTGATGCAGACGGCATCTCTTAACGGATTTGATACAAAAATTACGGGTACAACAGGAGATTACAGCAAAACTGCAGGTTCTCATGTGGCGGTAATCACTTCAGGAATTCCAAGAAAACCTGGAATGACGAGAGAAGAACTGATCGGTATCAATGCGGGTATCGTGAAAGAAGTTACTGAAAACTTAGTAAAACATTCTCCGGAAGTTATCATCATCGTGGTTTCTAACCCAATGGATACTATGGCTTACCTTGTTCACAAAACATCAGGTCTTCCTAAGCACAAAATCATCGGAATGGGTGGTGCACTGGACTCTGCAAGATTCAAATACAGATTGGCTGAAGCTTTAGAAGCTCCCATTTCAGATGTAGACGGAATGGTAATTGCCGCTCACAGTGATACAGGTATGCTTCCATTATTGAGTAAAGCTACAAGAAATGGTGTTCCTGTAACTGAGTTCTTAAGTGATGAGCAACAAAAATATGTAATCGAAGAAACTAAAGTAGGAGGAGCTACGCTTACAAAATTATTAGGAACATCTGCCTGGTATGCTCCAGGTGCAGCAGTTTCTGTAATGGTTCAGGCTATTGCATGCGACCAAAAGAAAATGATCCCATGTTCTTTAATGCTTGAAGGAGAATACGGACAAAATGATATCTGCCTTGGTGTTCCTGCAATCATTGGAGCAAACGGAGTAGAATCAATTGTCAAC
- a CDS encoding biliverdin-producing heme oxygenase yields the protein MVSEYLKQNTADYHDAAEKLFNSEKIFNKTFTLEDYKKIIHTNYLMLLHSEDKIFSSLSDKYAEKLQLNARKKLSLIEKDLKSLSLENQEVSHPLEFSNEHEALGAMYVIEGSTLGGNVIAKQLSKTEGFDEVTFNFFGCYQDKTGPMWKNFKEVLDTEVAKENYSEVLSGAKKLYTFLLNVN from the coding sequence ATGGTATCAGAATATCTTAAACAGAATACGGCCGATTATCACGATGCAGCAGAAAAACTTTTTAATTCTGAAAAGATTTTTAATAAAACTTTTACTTTAGAGGATTATAAAAAAATAATTCACACGAATTATCTGATGCTTTTACACAGTGAAGATAAAATCTTCAGCAGCCTTTCTGATAAATATGCAGAGAAACTCCAGCTGAACGCAAGAAAGAAGCTTTCACTTATTGAAAAGGATCTGAAAAGTCTTTCGCTGGAAAATCAGGAAGTATCTCATCCCTTAGAGTTCAGCAATGAACATGAAGCACTTGGAGCCATGTACGTAATTGAAGGTTCTACATTGGGAGGAAACGTTATTGCTAAACAACTTTCTAAAACAGAAGGTTTTGATGAGGTTACATTTAATTTTTTCGGATGTTATCAGGACAAAACAGGGCCAATGTGGAAGAATTTCAAGGAAGTTCTGGATACAGAAGTAGCGAAAGAAAACTACAGTGAAGTGCTTTCCGGCGCAAAAAAACTATATACGTTTTTACTGAACGTCAACTAA
- a CDS encoding ATP-binding protein produces the protein MNFVECHEEPIHIPGFIQSFGYLIGIDAESHTITFFSRNISDIFAIESPEKLFERKITDFPESFQSIINSEIYTSLERFTRRKNETYFDKIYINTKEYHFSVFRSEAYIFLELEEVLINPDKRISNKYDNFYIIDNERELWNHLLETLAKVVNYDRMMVYKFMMDGSGKVIAERKNENMESFLGLHYPESDIPKQARDLYLKKRKRIFSNVYADTVPILSKSPENIDLTFSASRGMSPVHGQYLKNSGAASSFSVSIIIDNHLWGLVTCQNIEPKHIDLEDRVQAGIFTTLAANAYSSFKSKRELNYRLELNDKIAELKTKFLKHNYLFDSLIESKTEIQKLPEADGMAIISDESIITSGSTPDIESIAKIIQWALGNTNDRIYVSRSFLKDYSEELKLSGNAAGVIIYFIEREKNEMLIWFRKEFDEHIDWAGNPEKKVAVFSQNGEEKQMISPRTSFQIFTENIKGYSTRWNTRNISAVHAVRDLILETSHKNYSAIKSLNDELKKVNEELDSFSYTISHDLGTPLTVMKLNAQMLLGSLSGDPEKSKTKINTIIEEIDSMAEMMQDVLQLSRAKHSEVQLENLKTASTIRKISENAKMTYGSSASEIIIKECPDVLADKTMLHQVFLNIINNAVKYSSHKDHPKVEIEGTEDGEIIIYRISDNGIGIPEEEKHKMFKIFNRMDNAKKFKGNGIGLSIVHRIMKRIGGNVDFESNEKGTSFILTFKKPYI, from the coding sequence ATGAATTTTGTAGAATGTCATGAAGAACCTATCCATATTCCGGGGTTTATACAAAGTTTTGGTTATTTGATTGGCATTGATGCGGAGTCTCATACCATTACCTTTTTTAGCAGGAATATCTCGGATATATTTGCAATCGAAAGCCCGGAAAAACTTTTCGAAAGGAAGATTACAGACTTTCCGGAAAGCTTTCAGAGTATTATCAATTCAGAAATATACACTTCTCTGGAAAGGTTTACCAGACGTAAAAATGAAACCTATTTTGACAAAATCTATATCAATACAAAAGAATACCACTTTTCTGTTTTCAGGAGTGAGGCTTATATCTTCCTTGAATTAGAAGAGGTCCTTATCAATCCAGACAAACGGATTTCCAACAAGTATGATAATTTTTACATCATTGATAATGAAAGGGAGCTCTGGAACCACCTCCTGGAAACCCTGGCAAAGGTAGTGAATTACGACCGTATGATGGTCTATAAATTTATGATGGATGGTTCCGGAAAAGTAATTGCAGAAAGGAAAAATGAAAATATGGAAAGCTTTCTGGGGCTTCATTATCCGGAGTCTGATATCCCGAAACAGGCACGCGATCTTTATCTGAAAAAAAGAAAAAGAATTTTCAGCAATGTATATGCGGATACCGTTCCAATTTTAAGCAAAAGTCCGGAAAATATAGATCTTACTTTTTCAGCGTCAAGAGGAATGTCGCCTGTTCATGGGCAGTATCTTAAAAACTCAGGGGCTGCTTCCAGCTTCAGCGTTTCTATTATTATTGATAACCATCTTTGGGGATTGGTAACCTGCCAGAATATAGAACCCAAGCATATTGATCTTGAGGACAGGGTGCAGGCCGGGATTTTTACAACACTGGCGGCCAATGCCTATTCTTCTTTTAAATCCAAACGGGAATTGAATTATCGTCTGGAACTGAATGATAAAATAGCAGAATTAAAAACTAAATTCTTAAAGCATAATTATCTGTTTGACTCTCTTATTGAAAGCAAAACAGAAATACAGAAACTACCGGAAGCAGATGGAATGGCCATCATTTCGGACGAAAGTATCATCACCTCAGGAAGCACACCGGATATTGAAAGCATTGCAAAGATTATACAATGGGCATTGGGAAATACCAATGATCGTATCTACGTAAGCAGGAGTTTTCTTAAAGACTATAGTGAAGAACTGAAACTGTCCGGAAATGCAGCCGGAGTCATTATCTATTTCATCGAAAGGGAGAAAAATGAAATGCTGATCTGGTTCCGTAAGGAATTTGATGAACATATCGACTGGGCCGGAAACCCCGAAAAAAAGGTAGCCGTTTTTTCTCAAAACGGAGAAGAAAAGCAGATGATATCACCCAGAACTTCTTTCCAGATTTTTACAGAAAACATTAAGGGATATTCTACAAGATGGAACACCCGAAATATAAGTGCTGTGCATGCTGTAAGGGATTTGATTTTAGAAACCTCCCATAAAAATTACAGCGCCATCAAAAGTCTAAATGATGAGTTGAAGAAGGTGAACGAAGAACTGGATAGTTTTTCTTATACCATTTCCCATGATTTGGGAACTCCTTTAACGGTAATGAAGCTGAATGCCCAAATGCTTCTGGGAAGCCTTTCCGGAGATCCCGAGAAAAGCAAAACAAAGATTAATACCATCATAGAAGAGATTGATAGTATGGCCGAAATGATGCAGGATGTATTACAGCTCAGCCGTGCCAAGCACAGTGAAGTTCAGCTGGAAAATCTGAAAACAGCTTCTACGATCCGGAAAATATCAGAAAATGCCAAGATGACGTATGGAAGTTCTGCCAGTGAAATTATCATTAAAGAATGTCCGGACGTCTTAGCAGATAAAACAATGCTCCACCAGGTATTTCTGAATATTATCAATAATGCTGTAAAATATTCTTCTCACAAAGATCATCCAAAAGTGGAAATTGAGGGTACAGAAGACGGGGAGATAATTATATACAGAATTTCCGATAATGGAATAGGTATTCCTGAGGAAGAAAAACATAAAATGTTTAAAATCTTCAACAGAATGGATAATGCCAAGAAATTCAAAGGGAACGGGATCGGACTGTCTATTGTACACCGTATCATGAAAAGAATAGGCGGAAATGTGGATTTTGAAAGCAACGAAAAGGGGACTTCTTTCATTTTAACGTTCAAAAAGCCCTATATTTGA
- a CDS encoding linear amide C-N hydrolase: MKKFPLILFSLILSVGLWNPSEACTRVVYKGPQNTVITARSMDWRDEIPANLWVLPKGIDRNGLVGPKSVKWTAKYGSLISSSWDIASADGMNEKGLVANLLWLGESQYPKFDGKGSKKGIAISLWAQYYLDNFATVKEAVEFSRKEPFVIVSDYIPGTERFTTVHLSISDASGDNAVFEYIDGKLVIHHDPSYTVMTNSPVFEEQLALNNYWKGIPGTVMLPGTNRAADRFVRASYYINAIPQTADTRTAIASVFSVIRNCSVPYGITSATEPNISSTRWRSVSDQKNLVYYFETVFTPNTFWVDLKDFDLSPKGKVMKLDLSNNNTYNGKSNANFKESAPFTFLGLK, translated from the coding sequence ATGAAAAAGTTCCCATTAATTTTATTTTCTCTGATCCTTTCTGTAGGATTATGGAATCCATCAGAAGCATGTACAAGAGTGGTTTACAAAGGACCTCAAAACACGGTAATCACAGCCCGTTCCATGGACTGGCGTGACGAAATCCCTGCCAATTTATGGGTGTTACCCAAAGGAATAGACCGTAATGGACTGGTAGGTCCGAAATCTGTAAAATGGACTGCCAAATACGGAAGTCTCATAAGCTCTTCCTGGGATATTGCTTCAGCCGACGGCATGAACGAAAAAGGATTGGTTGCCAACCTGCTTTGGCTGGGAGAATCCCAATACCCGAAATTTGACGGAAAAGGAAGTAAAAAAGGAATTGCTATTTCATTATGGGCACAATATTATCTTGATAATTTTGCCACTGTAAAAGAAGCGGTAGAGTTCTCACGAAAAGAACCGTTTGTTATTGTAAGTGACTATATTCCGGGAACAGAAAGATTTACAACCGTACATCTTTCCATTTCTGATGCTTCAGGAGACAACGCCGTATTTGAATATATAGACGGAAAACTGGTTATTCACCATGACCCTTCGTATACCGTAATGACCAACTCACCTGTTTTCGAAGAGCAGCTGGCGTTAAACAATTACTGGAAAGGCATTCCGGGAACGGTGATGCTTCCGGGAACCAACCGTGCTGCAGACCGTTTTGTAAGAGCTTCTTACTACATCAATGCCATTCCTCAGACAGCAGATACCCGAACTGCCATAGCCAGTGTTTTCAGTGTCATCAGAAACTGCTCTGTTCCTTACGGAATCACTTCTGCAACAGAACCCAATATTTCGTCAACAAGATGGCGCTCTGTTTCTGATCAGAAAAACCTGGTATATTATTTTGAAACAGTTTTCACCCCCAATACTTTTTGGGTAGATCTCAAAGATTTTGATCTGAGCCCTAAAGGAAAGGTAATGAAGCTGGATCTGAGTAATAACAACACCTACAACGGTAAATCCAATGCAAATTTTAAAGAATCCGCTCCGTTCACCTTCTTAGGATTAAAATAG
- a CDS encoding porin translates to MAFFSIKKKSLILCMLACGLSSYAQNQDSLKTTTPPQEADNVKYPQLQIKGLFQARYLVGMTKDVDVNGLHHTDGSGTDNNFMLKYMRVQVRAQISKRTEVVVLANLADFKNDPKSRVLENAYLKYTFNPKLAITVGQFRPWFGIEETYPIDIIKSLDWSNQYTEFGKLGWTSFQIGMSATGQLQLGEIPFQYAVSIVNGNGKNQINDNDNGKQYSTRLVFGLSKKYHFNVGLNGGTGEVFSKKVYALGVDLSSLIEFNPKWSLDMQLEAKQATNHVLYNSIAPELRPDNPDQYLIRGAYFLPNLRYEINHKNLSAFELSCRYEYLDTNFRMASNPRQTITPMFGLEFLKNYGARIQLGVQFDRYKHQVENTSQYNNNLFIVQVQSRF, encoded by the coding sequence ATGGCCTTTTTTTCGATTAAAAAGAAAAGCCTGATCCTGTGCATGCTGGCCTGCGGGTTATCTTCTTATGCACAAAATCAGGATTCTCTGAAGACCACAACTCCACCACAGGAAGCAGACAATGTAAAATATCCGCAGCTGCAGATCAAAGGCCTTTTTCAGGCTCGTTATCTGGTAGGGATGACTAAAGATGTGGATGTAAACGGGCTTCATCATACCGATGGTTCCGGAACAGATAATAATTTCATGCTCAAATACATGAGGGTTCAGGTCCGGGCACAGATCAGTAAACGTACTGAAGTGGTTGTTTTAGCCAATCTTGCCGATTTTAAAAATGATCCTAAAAGCAGAGTTCTTGAAAATGCTTACCTGAAATATACGTTCAATCCAAAGTTAGCGATTACCGTAGGACAGTTCAGACCCTGGTTCGGTATTGAAGAGACTTATCCTATTGATATTATTAAATCTTTAGACTGGTCTAATCAGTATACAGAGTTCGGAAAACTGGGCTGGACGAGCTTCCAGATCGGAATGTCTGCTACAGGACAGCTTCAGTTGGGAGAAATTCCTTTCCAATACGCAGTTTCTATAGTGAACGGAAATGGAAAAAACCAGATCAATGATAATGACAACGGAAAACAGTATTCTACCCGTCTTGTTTTCGGATTATCAAAAAAATACCATTTCAATGTAGGTCTGAATGGGGGTACAGGAGAGGTTTTCAGCAAAAAAGTATACGCTTTGGGAGTAGATTTGAGTTCACTGATCGAATTTAATCCGAAATGGAGTCTTGACATGCAGCTGGAAGCCAAACAGGCAACCAACCATGTTCTGTACAATTCCATTGCTCCTGAATTAAGACCTGATAATCCTGACCAATACCTGATCCGTGGTGCCTATTTCCTTCCGAATCTAAGATATGAGATCAATCACAAAAACCTGAGTGCTTTTGAACTGTCCTGCCGTTACGAATATCTGGACACTAATTTCAGAATGGCTTCCAACCCAAGACAGACAATCACCCCGATGTTCGGATTGGAATTCCTGAAAAATTATGGGGCTAGAATTCAGCTGGGAGTACAGTTTGACCGCTACAAACATCAGGTGGAAAACACATCACAATACAATAATAATCTATTCATTGTCCAGGTACAAAGTAGATTCTAA
- a CDS encoding anion permease, with protein MKEINIKNVAITFVVALIIWFIPAPEGVAENAWHLFAIFAATILGIILKAAPMGTMCMMAIGFTALTQVVAPGDAGKSITKALSGFGDKVIWLIGISFFIARGFIKTGLGNRIAFLFIRVFGKSSLGLAYGLGLADVCLAPAIPSNTARGGGIIYPIMKSMAISFDSVPEKPETHRKLGSFLTLNSYYMNLIASSMFLTGTASNPMCQKFAANLGIDITWMSWAAAGFIPGAVAFFVVPLVLYKLYPPELKKTGDAPKMAAEKLKEMGPISRNEWLMLLAFFILLALWIFGGALSIDATTTAFIGLTLLLLTSVLTWEDVKGEKGAWDTIVWFAVLVMMASSLNELGFIGWFSNLIKVQIGGLSWQVAFPVIIVVYFFSHYIFASATAHVAAMYAALLGVGVSLGIPPMLLAMMLGFMGSIYGVLTHYGHGPAPVFFGSGYVDLKAWWLRGLEIGIVLLIIYMVVGGLWMKVLGYY; from the coding sequence ATGAAAGAAATTAATATTAAAAACGTAGCGATCACATTTGTTGTTGCGTTAATCATATGGTTCATTCCTGCTCCGGAAGGTGTAGCCGAAAATGCCTGGCACCTGTTTGCCATCTTTGCGGCCACTATTTTAGGAATTATTCTTAAAGCGGCTCCAATGGGCACAATGTGTATGATGGCCATTGGTTTTACAGCCCTTACACAGGTAGTGGCTCCTGGAGATGCAGGAAAATCCATTACCAAAGCACTTTCCGGTTTTGGAGACAAAGTAATCTGGTTAATCGGGATTTCATTTTTTATTGCCAGAGGGTTTATCAAAACAGGATTGGGAAACCGTATTGCCTTCCTATTCATAAGAGTTTTTGGTAAAAGCTCACTTGGGCTTGCTTACGGATTAGGATTGGCCGATGTTTGTCTGGCACCTGCTATTCCAAGTAATACGGCAAGAGGTGGCGGAATCATCTACCCGATCATGAAATCTATGGCGATAAGCTTTGATTCCGTTCCTGAAAAACCGGAAACTCATAGAAAATTAGGATCATTCTTAACGTTGAACAGCTATTATATGAACCTCATCGCGTCTTCCATGTTCCTTACCGGGACAGCGAGTAACCCGATGTGCCAGAAATTTGCTGCCAATCTTGGTATTGATATTACCTGGATGTCATGGGCCGCAGCGGGTTTTATTCCGGGCGCAGTAGCATTTTTTGTCGTTCCTTTAGTATTATACAAATTATATCCGCCTGAACTTAAAAAAACGGGCGACGCACCTAAAATGGCCGCAGAAAAATTAAAAGAAATGGGGCCTATTTCCCGAAACGAATGGCTGATGCTGCTGGCATTCTTTATCCTGCTGGCCCTTTGGATATTTGGCGGTGCACTTTCCATTGATGCTACCACAACAGCTTTTATCGGATTAACCTTATTATTATTGACCTCAGTATTAACCTGGGAGGATGTGAAAGGAGAAAAAGGGGCATGGGATACGATCGTCTGGTTCGCCGTACTGGTGATGATGGCAAGCTCTCTGAATGAACTCGGTTTTATTGGCTGGTTCAGTAATCTGATCAAGGTGCAAATTGGAGGGTTGAGCTGGCAGGTGGCTTTCCCGGTAATTATTGTAGTCTATTTTTTCAGTCATTATATTTTTGCCAGTGCTACGGCACACGTAGCAGCCATGTATGCCGCATTGCTGGGGGTAGGGGTTTCTTTAGGAATTCCACCAATGCTTCTGGCTATGATGCTGGGTTTCATGGGATCTATTTATGGAGTGCTTACCCATTACGGACACGGTCCGGCACCCGTCTTTTTCGGAAGTGGATATGTAGACCTGAAAGCCTGGTGGCTGAGAGGTCTTGAGATAGGAATCGTTCTGCTCATCATTTATATGGTCGTAGGAGGATTGTGGATGAAAGTCTTAGGATATTATTAA
- a CDS encoding succinate dehydrogenase cytochrome b subunit: protein MLSTLSRKMLMCLTGLFLGFFLLIHFLGNLQLFLPQEQAHLQFNAYSHFLSGNIIIKIVSYVLYASIILHAVDGLIITLKNRKSGGDYKTDRRGRASQWASRNMGILGTLILIFLVIHFQNFWYIYKFGNPPLDENGNKDLYILVVNVFKEWWYVIIYVVSMIALCYHLIHGIHSAVRTLGLYHPKFVQWFKTIGIAYSIIICVGFALMPIYVFFTYH, encoded by the coding sequence ATGTTATCAACATTGTCAAGAAAAATGCTGATGTGCCTTACCGGACTCTTTTTGGGATTCTTCCTGTTGATTCATTTCCTTGGAAATCTTCAGCTTTTTCTCCCACAAGAACAGGCTCACCTGCAGTTTAATGCCTATTCGCATTTTTTATCAGGAAATATCATTATCAAAATAGTTTCATATGTTTTGTATGCCAGTATTATTCTGCATGCGGTAGACGGCTTAATTATTACATTAAAAAACAGAAAATCCGGCGGAGATTATAAGACCGACAGACGTGGAAGAGCCAGCCAATGGGCTTCCAGAAATATGGGAATCCTGGGAACATTAATCCTGATCTTCCTTGTAATTCATTTCCAGAATTTCTGGTATATCTACAAATTCGGAAATCCGCCTTTGGATGAAAACGGGAATAAAGACCTCTACATTCTGGTAGTCAATGTCTTTAAAGAATGGTGGTACGTTATCATTTATGTTGTATCAATGATCGCTCTATGCTATCACCTGATTCACGGAATACACAGTGCTGTAAGAACTCTGGGATTATATCATCCAAAATTTGTACAATGGTTTAAAACCATCGGGATTGCTTATTCAATCATTATATGTGTTGGTTTTGCATTAATGCCCATTTATGTATTCTTTACGTATCATTAA
- a CDS encoding fumarate reductase/succinate dehydrogenase flavoprotein subunit, with the protein MILDSKIPQGPLEHKWENYKKKARLVNPANRKKLDVIVVGTGLAGSSIAASLGEMGYNVKSFCFQDSPRRAHSVAAQGGVNAAKNYKNDGDSVYRMFVDTLKGGDFRAREANVYRMAECSLNLIDQAVAQGVPFGREYGGYLNNRSFGGVQVSRTFYARGQTGQQLLLGAYQALMRQVGKGSVQLFSRHEMLDLVTVDGKARGIIVRNLDTGDIERHAAHAVILATGGYGKIYYLSTLAMGCNGSAIWRAHKKGALMASPSWIQVHPTSLPQSGDYQSKLTLMSESLRNDGRIWVPLKEGENRPPNDIPENERDYYLERRYPAFGNLAPRDISSRAAKERIDAGFGIGPLKNAVYLDFSKAIQEQGKEKIKEKYGNLFDMYLKITGYDAYKEPMMISPSAHFSMGGLWVDYELMTTVPGLFALGEANFADHGANRLGANSLLQASVDGYFIAPYTIANYLADEIHTGKISPDTPEFEQAEQAVKDQINNFINIKGTKTVDYFHKTLGKLLYDYCGLARNEEGLKYAIQEIRKLKQEFYKDVKVSGQGDQMNTELEKAGRVADYFEIGELMCYDALTRNESCGAHFREEFQTPDGEAMRNDAEYQFISAWAWTGENGEPELIREPLVFEEIQPTVRSYK; encoded by the coding sequence ATGATTTTAGATTCAAAAATACCACAGGGCCCATTGGAACATAAATGGGAAAATTATAAAAAGAAAGCAAGACTCGTTAACCCTGCCAACCGAAAAAAACTGGATGTTATTGTTGTAGGAACGGGACTGGCAGGAAGTTCCATCGCTGCATCTTTGGGAGAAATGGGATATAATGTGAAATCATTCTGTTTTCAGGACAGCCCTAGAAGAGCACATTCTGTGGCAGCACAGGGAGGTGTGAATGCAGCAAAAAACTATAAAAACGATGGCGACAGTGTTTACAGAATGTTTGTTGACACCCTGAAAGGAGGAGACTTCAGAGCGCGTGAGGCCAATGTATACCGGATGGCAGAATGTTCTCTGAACCTCATTGACCAGGCTGTAGCACAGGGCGTTCCCTTTGGCCGTGAATATGGGGGATATCTGAACAACCGTTCATTCGGAGGGGTTCAGGTAAGCCGTACATTCTACGCAAGAGGACAAACTGGGCAGCAGCTTCTTCTGGGTGCTTATCAAGCGTTGATGAGACAGGTAGGAAAAGGTTCCGTGCAATTATTTTCAAGACATGAAATGCTGGATCTGGTGACTGTTGATGGTAAAGCCAGAGGAATTATCGTAAGAAATTTAGACACAGGAGATATTGAAAGACATGCAGCTCACGCTGTTATATTGGCAACAGGAGGTTACGGAAAAATTTATTACCTGTCTACCCTTGCCATGGGATGTAACGGTTCTGCCATCTGGAGAGCCCATAAAAAAGGAGCTTTAATGGCTTCCCCGAGCTGGATTCAGGTACACCCTACTTCCCTTCCGCAATCCGGAGATTATCAGTCAAAACTGACCTTAATGTCTGAATCTTTACGTAATGACGGGCGAATCTGGGTTCCGTTGAAGGAAGGGGAAAACAGACCACCAAATGATATTCCGGAAAATGAAAGGGATTATTATCTTGAAAGAAGATATCCTGCTTTTGGAAACCTTGCTCCAAGGGATATTTCTTCCCGTGCCGCCAAGGAGAGAATTGATGCCGGGTTCGGAATCGGGCCGTTGAAAAATGCGGTATATCTCGATTTTTCGAAGGCAATACAGGAACAGGGAAAAGAGAAGATTAAAGAAAAATACGGAAACTTATTCGACATGTATCTTAAAATAACAGGATATGATGCGTATAAAGAACCTATGATGATCTCTCCTTCTGCGCACTTCTCCATGGGCGGACTTTGGGTAGATTATGAGCTGATGACTACTGTTCCCGGTCTATTTGCTTTAGGTGAAGCCAATTTTGCCGATCACGGAGCCAACAGATTAGGAGCCAACTCCCTTCTGCAGGCATCAGTAGACGGATATTTCATTGCTCCTTACACCATTGCCAATTATCTGGCTGATGAAATTCATACCGGAAAAATTTCACCCGATACCCCTGAATTTGAACAGGCCGAACAAGCGGTTAAAGACCAGATTAATAATTTCATCAACATCAAAGGAACCAAAACCGTTGATTATTTCCACAAAACATTAGGAAAACTCCTGTATGACTATTGCGGACTTGCCAGAAATGAAGAAGGGCTGAAATACGCCATTCAGGAAATCCGAAAACTGAAACAGGAATTTTACAAAGACGTAAAGGTTTCCGGACAGGGAGATCAAATGAATACCGAACTGGAAAAGGCAGGCCGTGTAGCCGATTATTTTGAAATAGGAGAACTGATGTGCTATGATGCATTAACCCGTAACGAATCCTGCGGTGCACATTTCAGAGAAGAATTCCAGACTCCGGATGGAGAAGCGATGAGAAATGATGCAGAATACCAATTTATTTCTGCATGGGCATGGACAGGCGAAAACGGAGAGCCTGAACTGATCCGGGAACCTCTGGTTTTTGAAGAGATTCAGCCAACGGTAAGAAGTTACAAATAA
- a CDS encoding succinate dehydrogenase/fumarate reductase iron-sulfur subunit produces the protein MDLHLKIWRQKDRKSEGKLVPYDLKGLNSHMSFLEMLDTLNEKLIIEGDEPVEFDHDCREGICGQCGMMINGIAHGPLKNTTTCQLHLRSFKDGETILIEPFRSEAFPVKKDLKVDRSAFDRIISSGGFVSVNTGQAPDATAIPVTHQTAEEAFDSAACIGCGACVATCKNGSAALFTSAKITHMALLPQGKEERSKRVLDMVAQMDTELFGHCSNTEACEVECPQGISVLNIARMNFEYNRALFFRKKN, from the coding sequence ATGGATTTACATCTTAAGATATGGAGACAGAAAGATAGAAAAAGTGAAGGAAAACTGGTCCCTTACGACCTGAAAGGATTGAATTCCCATATGTCTTTCTTAGAAATGCTGGATACCCTGAATGAAAAGCTGATCATTGAGGGGGATGAACCTGTAGAATTTGATCACGACTGCCGTGAAGGAATCTGCGGACAATGCGGGATGATGATTAACGGTATTGCCCACGGTCCATTAAAAAACACCACTACCTGCCAGCTTCATTTACGGTCATTTAAAGATGGGGAAACCATTTTGATAGAACCGTTCCGTTCCGAAGCATTTCCCGTAAAGAAAGATTTAAAAGTAGACCGCTCAGCTTTTGACAGAATTATCTCTTCAGGAGGCTTTGTGTCTGTCAATACAGGCCAGGCCCCTGATGCTACCGCCATTCCGGTGACCCATCAGACGGCTGAGGAAGCTTTTGATTCCGCGGCTTGTATTGGATGTGGGGCTTGTGTTGCTACGTGTAAAAACGGAAGTGCTGCTTTGTTTACGTCTGCAAAAATCACCCACATGGCCCTTCTTCCACAGGGAAAAGAAGAACGGAGCAAAAGGGTACTGGATATGGTAGCTCAGATGGATACGGAATTATTCGGGCACTGCTCGAATACAGAAGCCTGTGAGGTGGAATGTCCTCAGGGAATTTCTGTACTGAATATTGCCCGGATGAACTTTGAATATAACCGAGCTTTATTTTTCAGAAAGAAGAATTAA